TCAGCGCTACTTTGAGATTCACCACACCGCCGCCGACACGTTTGACAAAGTAAACCAGCGCGAACTGGAACTAGGCGGTGCCTCTATGGCCGCTTTGATTTACCTGATGGACAAGTACGGATTGTAAGCTAGACGCAAGACGTTAGAGACAAGACATAAGAATCTTGTGAAACATAGAAAAAGCCGGTGACCCAATCACCGGCTTTTTCTATGCCCGCTGCCTGAATTTCTCTGGCGTGGTGCCGGTGTGTTTCTTGAAAAACCGGCTGAAGTAGGAGTTGTCTTCAAACCCTAGCACGGCTCCAATCTGGGCAATTGTCAAGTGTGGCGAATGAGTGAGCAGACGCTTGGCTTCTAGTATCAATCGTTCCTGCAAGAGGTCTGAGGTGGTTTTGCCCAGGTTCTGTTTGCAGAGTTCGTTGAGGTATTTGGGCGTAAGGTGCAGGGCACGGGCGTAGAAGGAGATGGGCTGGTGCTCCAGGTAATGCTGCTCCACCAGGTTCTCTAATTGGTACAGTTGAAAGGGCCAATTCGGTGCCTCGGGCTGTCTTTCTGCCTTGGGGTACAGACGGGCCAGTTGAATCAGGAGCAGTTCCAGGTAAGCTCGTAGCGCGTCCTGCTGAAAAGTGCGCGCCTGGCTGTATTCCTGCTGCATCTGCTGCAAAAGCTGCTGTATAGGCAGCATGTGCTCCTCACTGGAAAACAACACTGGCGGGTGCTGCCAGGACTGGAAGAACGGAAACTGCCGCAAAGTGTCGGCTTCCTGAGTGCCTCGGTAGAACTCTGCCGTGAAGAACAACAGCGTGCCTTGTGTGTCTGGGGCCAGATCCCAGGCGTGAACCTGGCCGGGCGTCAGGAAATAGAAGCTGTTGGCTTGAATGGGATGGGCCGTGAAATCAATGGTGTGTGTACCAGCGCCGGTTTTTACATACAGCAGCAGGTAAAAATCGTGTTTGTGCGGGGCCTGCACGAAGGCGTGTTTGGCTCTATGCGCCTGTAAATCCACTACATGGAAGCCGTTGGCCAGGGCGCGGGCCGCCGTGAAGTCTGGGATACGGTAAACGGGCAGTTTCTGGGGCATAGGCACAACAGCACGCGCGGCGCTGATTTTGGCCTAATTTCAGAAAAATAGCCTAAAAACGAAGCATTATTAATGCCCTCTGGCCTGCGGCCGAGAAGCAGCGGCGGGGTCATAGCCAATGAAGATGTTGATCCAGATGGCGCGGGAAAGTTTAAAGATGGCCGGCAAGAACAAGAGCAGTGACAGAAGCAAGGCCCCAATGAACATCCACAAGGTAATCTCGTCAGAGAACAGCATCATCAGCCCCACCACGGCCAACGTGGGGCCAGACGTAAGCGCGTAGCTCACAAACATGGCGCCGTAGTAATAACCGGGTTCGGGTTCATACACCTGCTGGCAGACCGGGCACTGGGGCAGCATCTCAGACATCTTGCGCCAGCCCAGCAGGCTGTTGTTCGCAAATAAATCTCCTTCGTGGCAACGGGGACATTTGAGCTTGGCAATGCTGTAAAGTTTAGAACCTTTTCCTAACATGGTCTTGAGGTGTTTGTCTACTACAAAGGTACGGCCAATTCATGACCCAGGATAGGACAAAAGACGGTAGTTGCGGTAGTGGACACGGTTGCCCCACAAAAGCCCGCCTTCGTTTTTGGGCAGTTTCCCAGGAAACTGCCCAAAAACGAAGGCGGGGGTGCTTACTCCTCAAAGCAAAAGCGGTTAATTGCTCACCCGGTTCTCTTCTTCAGAAGTGCTGGTTCTGCGGTTGCGGGCGGTCTTGATCTTGTTGTTGCCAAACTTGTAGCTGAAACTCAGGTTCAGGCGGCGGCTTTCCCACTCGTTCTTCCAGTACATGTTGACGTTGTTGTAATTCAGGCGGGCCCTGAAGCGGGATTTGTCAAAGATGTCATTCAACTTCAGGCTGAGGGTGGCGCGGCCATCCAGAAAAACCTTCTTCGCGCCAATGTTCATCTGCGTGTTAGCCTGCGCCTTGAACAGCCCAGACACCGACGGCGAATTGTAATACAGAGAATATTGCAGGCTGTAGTCTTTGGGCAGGGTGAAGTTGTGGTCGGTGCTCAGGTCCCAGCTGAACTGCTCCTGGTTGTATTGTTCGCCTTGCACCGGTGTGGTCACTTTGTTCAGGCTGCCTTGCGCCTGCAGGTTGGCGCTCCACCATTGGCGAACGGGCAGGGTGCCGCCGCTGCTAAAGCTCAGGGAATGGGCGCGGCTCAGGTTCTGCGAGGTACTGATGCTTTCCTTGGTCACATCGTTCTGGCTCACCACTTCCATCACAAAATCATTTTGCTGCAGGTAGCTCACGCTCAACACCTGAAAATTCTTGAACGTGTAACTGAACATCAAGGAGTTGGAGAGCGAAGGCTGCAAAAACGGATTTCCCTGGATGCCCATGTACGGGTCTGAGTAGAACGTGAACGGGTTCAGGCTCTTGTAGTTGGGCCTGCTGATGCGGCGGCTGTACGAGGTGGAGAACTGATGGTCTTCATGGGGCGCAAAGCTGGCAAACACGCTGGGGAACAGCTCCCAGTAATTGCGGTTCACGTTGCTTTTAGTAGTGCGGGAGTCTCCCTCAGAAATGGTCTGCTCGGCGCGCAGGCCGGCTTTCAGGCTCAACGCTTTGCTTACCTGCTTGCTCAGGCTTACATAGGCGGCGTTGATGTTCTCACGGTACAAAAAGTGGTTGGTGCGGCGGGCATCGTTCTGCCAACCATCTTCCTGCTGGCGCTCAAAGTGCACGTTGGCCTCGGTGCGTACCCAGCTGCTTTTCCAACCGGCCTCGGCCTTCCATTGGTTGCCAAGCGGGTGCACGTAATCCAGTTTGAGGGCGTAAATCTGCACGGCGGCCGTGGCTTGGTTGCGCAATCCCTCTAGTTGCCGGTCCTTTACCACGGCCTGCCCGAAGTACTGGTTGGTAAAGTTCTCCTGGGTGGCATGGCGGTAGCGCACGTAATCTGTGTCAAAGGTGAGGGCGCGGCCGGTACTGTCTATGTCAAACTTGTAGTTGAGGTTGAGGCTGTAGTTGCGAGAGGAAATGGTGCGCGGGTTGAGCATCTGCACAGAACCAATGGCGTTGCCGGGAATGTCATAGTTGATAGAGTTGCTGGTGGTCATGGCCTCTTCGGGTGAGGTGTAGCCTTTGAGCATGAGGCCCACCGTGTGCTGCTTGTTGAGGAAAAAGTCTCCGCCGGCCACCAGGTTGGCGCTTTTGGTGATGGGGTGCCAGTAATTCACAGACCGGTAGAGGCTGTCCCGGATGGTGCGCTCCATGGTAAGCCGATTGTAGGAATTGTAGTGGCCGGTGTTCAGGCGGGTGTAGAAACTGAATTTGCCCAGGTTGTAGTTGAGATTCACCCCACCCGACACTTTTTCATACGTGCCATAGCCCGTAGACAAAGTAGCGGTGCCGTTCATGCCTTTGGTGAGGTCTCTTTTAAGTACAATGTTGATGATGCCCGCTGTGCCTGCCGCATCATAAGAAGCAGGTGGGTTGGCCATGAATTCTACCTTGGTGATATTAGAAGCCGGCAAAGACTTCAGGTACGCGCTCAGTTCAGTGCCGCTCATGTAGGTCATCTTGCCATTGATCATCACGTTCACGCTGCTGCTGCCCCGGTACACAATGTTGTCGTCTTTGTCCAGGCGCACGCCGGGTGCGTTCTTTAGGATTTCCAGAGAGTTCTCGCCGGCGGTATTCAGCTTGTCCACGTTTAAGATCAACCTGTCTGCCTGTTGTTCCAGAACCGGGCGCTGGCCCTGCACCACTACTTCTTTGAGCGCAGTGGTTTTCTCCGTGGCCTTCAGCAAGGGCACCTGCACCGGCTGGGAACCCACTTCCAACGCCGCACTCAGCACCGGATGGAAATCTATGCGCGAGGCCTTGACTACATACCTACCCGAAGCTACTTTCTCAAACAGGTACGCGCCGGCCTCATCGGACATTTGAGCGTTGACCAGGGCAGAATCTGGTAAGCTCAGCAAAGAGACGGTGGCGTAGGCCAGAGGTTGTTGCCGGGCGTCCTGCACATAGCCTTTGACGGTAGCGCTGTTCTGGGCCAAGGTGTTAAACGTGAATAACAAGCTTGACAAAAACAGGAGGGAAGTAGTGCGAAGGGTAGCGGTTGGGTTCATAGCGGCAGTGTTTGGGTTAACAGATGACCAAAGGTGCGGCAAACGGTCCTCGGCTTAAAATAAATGATCCCAACCCCGCCAATAATTATCCCAAACCCGTTTTTGGGCTGTTTTCCAGAAAAGAGGCCAAAAACAAGGGTTGGCATCAGGAAAGAGGGGTTTGGTGTAAAAAATGCGGAACTTACCGTGCAGCTTTTCTAGCTTTGGCCTATGAGCAAGAATAAGATTGTCCTGTGCCATGTGGTTGCCTGGCTTTTGTATACAGTGTACTGCTTTGTGGGCATTTACATAGAAAAGCCCCAGAACCAGGAAACCATTTACTGGCTGCAGCTTTCCTTTATCCTTTGCATGGTCATAGAGTTCTACTACTGTTACCTGTTGGTGTACCCGCTGTTCCTGAACCGCGAGCGCCTGCTGTTTCTGGTGGTGGCCTGGGCGGGTGCACCGTTGCTTTTCATCCTGTTCAGGTACCTGCTGGAAGAGACACTGTACCCGGTGCTCCTGGGCTTCAGCAATTACGGCGATGACACTACCTTTGAGTACATTTTCTTTGATAACTTGTATTACGCTACGCCCATGGTGGTGCTGAGCCTGGTGGTTTGGAGCGTGCAGGAGGCCTTCCGGAAGGAAAAGGAAAACAAGCTTTTGCGCCAGGAGAAGACCCAGGCCGAGCTGGCTTTTCTGAAATCACAAGTAAACCCGCATTTCCTGTACAACACGCTTAACTACCTGTACGCCCAGGCCTACCCGGTCTCTGAAAAACTAGCCGATGCCATTCTTAAACTCTCTGACATGATGCGGTATATGCTCCATGAGAG
The nucleotide sequence above comes from Nibribacter ruber. Encoded proteins:
- a CDS encoding helix-turn-helix domain-containing protein; this encodes MPQKLPVYRIPDFTAARALANGFHVVDLQAHRAKHAFVQAPHKHDFYLLLYVKTGAGTHTIDFTAHPIQANSFYFLTPGQVHAWDLAPDTQGTLLFFTAEFYRGTQEADTLRQFPFFQSWQHPPVLFSSEEHMLPIQQLLQQMQQEYSQARTFQQDALRAYLELLLIQLARLYPKAERQPEAPNWPFQLYQLENLVEQHYLEHQPISFYARALHLTPKYLNELCKQNLGKTTSDLLQERLILEAKRLLTHSPHLTIAQIGAVLGFEDNSYFSRFFKKHTGTTPEKFRQRA
- a CDS encoding DUF983 domain-containing protein, coding for MLGKGSKLYSIAKLKCPRCHEGDLFANNSLLGWRKMSEMLPQCPVCQQVYEPEPGYYYGAMFVSYALTSGPTLAVVGLMMLFSDEITLWMFIGALLLSLLLFLPAIFKLSRAIWINIFIGYDPAAASRPQARGH
- a CDS encoding outer membrane beta-barrel family protein; this translates as MNPTATLRTTSLLFLSSLLFTFNTLAQNSATVKGYVQDARQQPLAYATVSLLSLPDSALVNAQMSDEAGAYLFEKVASGRYVVKASRIDFHPVLSAALEVGSQPVQVPLLKATEKTTALKEVVVQGQRPVLEQQADRLILNVDKLNTAGENSLEILKNAPGVRLDKDDNIVYRGSSSVNVMINGKMTYMSGTELSAYLKSLPASNITKVEFMANPPASYDAAGTAGIINIVLKRDLTKGMNGTATLSTGYGTYEKVSGGVNLNYNLGKFSFYTRLNTGHYNSYNRLTMERTIRDSLYRSVNYWHPITKSANLVAGGDFFLNKQHTVGLMLKGYTSPEEAMTTSNSINYDIPGNAIGSVQMLNPRTISSRNYSLNLNYKFDIDSTGRALTFDTDYVRYRHATQENFTNQYFGQAVVKDRQLEGLRNQATAAVQIYALKLDYVHPLGNQWKAEAGWKSSWVRTEANVHFERQQEDGWQNDARRTNHFLYRENINAAYVSLSKQVSKALSLKAGLRAEQTISEGDSRTTKSNVNRNYWELFPSVFASFAPHEDHQFSTSYSRRISRPNYKSLNPFTFYSDPYMGIQGNPFLQPSLSNSLMFSYTFKNFQVLSVSYLQQNDFVMEVVSQNDVTKESISTSQNLSRAHSLSFSSGGTLPVRQWWSANLQAQGSLNKVTTPVQGEQYNQEQFSWDLSTDHNFTLPKDYSLQYSLYYNSPSVSGLFKAQANTQMNIGAKKVFLDGRATLSLKLNDIFDKSRFRARLNYNNVNMYWKNEWESRRLNLSFSYKFGNNKIKTARNRRTSTSEEENRVSN
- a CDS encoding sensor histidine kinase; its protein translation is MSKNKIVLCHVVAWLLYTVYCFVGIYIEKPQNQETIYWLQLSFILCMVIEFYYCYLLVYPLFLNRERLLFLVVAWAGAPLLFILFRYLLEETLYPVLLGFSNYGDDTTFEYIFFDNLYYATPMVVLSLVVWSVQEAFRKEKENKLLRQEKTQAELAFLKSQVNPHFLYNTLNYLYAQAYPVSEKLADAILKLSDMMRYMLHESPDGKVALEKEVNYLRSFIDIFRLRFEDRFFVDFTVDGHVDGQQIGALVLIPFVENAFKHGVADDPQVPIHISLIVMPHGLKFTVTNRISGSQKDQTTGIGLNNIRRRLELLYPHQHELLIKNDGQVHEAYLELSNL